Proteins from one Oscillospiraceae bacterium genomic window:
- a CDS encoding DUF2703 domain-containing protein, translated as MAKTWYPVIDYLTCVECGTCIAKCPHGVYDTSKAPSPVVKNPESCADHCYGCGNRCPVGAITYVGEDTGWTPPNGELPEEESCCSCGCETASEKKVIIEYLYLDLQTCDRCIGTDNVLDEVMMTITPALKISGFEVEYNKIDMKTAEIATQYKFLSSPTIRVNGQDICKSVAENSCGCCSDISGTDVDCRVFEYNGESYEVPPKEMLAEAILSVVFGQLETGCSCGEYQLPENLRDFFNGKKSKSGCSCGGNCC; from the coding sequence ATGGCTAAAACATGGTATCCCGTTATCGATTACTTGACCTGTGTAGAATGCGGCACCTGTATCGCAAAGTGTCCCCATGGTGTATATGACACATCGAAAGCGCCATCACCTGTTGTAAAGAACCCTGAATCCTGCGCAGACCATTGCTATGGATGCGGCAACCGTTGTCCGGTAGGAGCGATAACTTATGTAGGCGAGGACACAGGCTGGACACCGCCAAACGGAGAACTACCAGAGGAAGAATCCTGCTGTTCCTGCGGGTGTGAAACGGCTTCTGAAAAGAAGGTTATTATTGAATATCTTTATCTTGATCTGCAGACCTGTGACCGCTGTATTGGAACGGACAACGTACTTGACGAGGTCATGATGACGATTACCCCGGCATTAAAAATCTCGGGCTTTGAAGTAGAATATAATAAAATTGATATGAAGACAGCGGAAATTGCAACGCAATATAAGTTCCTTTCTTCTCCTACAATTCGTGTAAACGGTCAGGACATCTGTAAATCGGTTGCTGAAAACAGCTGCGGCTGCTGCAGTGACATCAGTGGAACCGATGTGGACTGTAGGGTGTTTGAATATAACGGGGAATCGTATGAAGTGCCGCCAAAAGAAATGCTCGCCGAAGCCATCCTAAGTGTTGTATTTGGGCAACTTGAAACTGGCTGTTCCTGTGGCGAGTATCAACTACCCGAAAATCTGAGAGACTTCTTTAATGGAAAGAAAAGCAAATCCGGATGTTCATGCGGAGGTAATTGTTGCTGA
- a CDS encoding cytochrome c biogenesis protein CcdA, producing the protein MMTELLENLSNLINTSGWLAPILALFAGILTSFTPCSLSSIPLVIGYVGGIGQRNTKKAFWLSVTFAAGAAVTFTVLGVFASLAGKMIGYGASWWYIILGVLMILMALQTWGIFEIIPSSYLISKNTKKGFIGAFIAGILGGIFSSPCSTPVLIALLAIVAGKGNIIWGILLLLLYSIGHGILAIVAGTSIGFMQKLSSSEKYGKASIMLKIVMGSLILLIGFYLFYLGI; encoded by the coding sequence ATGATGACAGAATTACTTGAAAACTTATCAAACCTTATTAACACAAGCGGCTGGCTGGCGCCGATTCTCGCCCTTTTTGCTGGTATTCTTACTTCATTTACTCCCTGTTCGCTGTCAAGTATTCCCCTTGTTATCGGCTATGTGGGTGGTATCGGTCAGAGGAACACGAAAAAAGCTTTTTGGCTTTCTGTGACCTTCGCCGCGGGTGCTGCGGTTACTTTCACCGTACTTGGAGTTTTTGCTTCCCTCGCCGGGAAGATGATCGGATACGGGGCTTCATGGTGGTACATCATTCTGGGGGTTCTTATGATTTTGATGGCGCTGCAAACCTGGGGCATATTTGAGATTATCCCGTCAAGTTATCTCATATCGAAGAACACAAAAAAGGGTTTTATAGGCGCGTTCATCGCTGGTATACTTGGCGGCATCTTTTCGTCGCCCTGCTCCACGCCTGTACTTATTGCGCTACTTGCCATTGTTGCCGGAAAAGGCAATATTATTTGGGGTATACTATTATTACTACTTTATTCTATCGGACACGGAATACTCGCCATTGTCGCCGGAACATCGATAGGCTTTATGCAAAAGCTGTCTTCCAGCGAAAAATATGGTAAGGCAAGTATCATGTTAAAAATAGTGATGGGTTCATTGATTTTACTCATTGGTTTTTATCTATTCTATCTTGGAATCTAA
- a CDS encoding thioredoxin family protein: MDNKKTDKKKLFVKILVPVLIAVSLTVIWIVKTHPTPTQIDENGNIADFVLEAESIDLEALKAYGLPIIIDFGSDSCIPCKAMAPVLQTMNAEMQGKVIIKFVDVWKHAGAADGYPIQYIPTQIFFNTDGIPYVPSNNIGIEFTMYDYKDTGAHAFTVHQGGLTEDQMRVILADMGIK, encoded by the coding sequence ATGGATAATAAAAAAACTGATAAGAAAAAGCTATTCGTTAAAATATTGGTTCCGGTATTGATTGCGGTGTCTCTTACTGTTATCTGGATAGTAAAAACGCATCCGACACCTACTCAGATTGATGAAAACGGAAACATAGCAGACTTTGTTCTTGAGGCGGAATCAATCGACCTTGAAGCATTAAAAGCTTATGGCTTGCCGATTATTATTGATTTCGGATCGGACTCATGTATCCCGTGCAAGGCAATGGCCCCCGTTCTTCAGACCATGAACGCCGAAATGCAGGGCAAGGTCATTATTAAGTTTGTTGACGTCTGGAAGCATGCCGGAGCGGCGGACGGTTACCCGATACAGTATATTCCGACGCAGATTTTTTTCAACACAGACGGGATACCATACGTTCCGAGCAACAATATTGGTATTGAATTTACTATGTATGATTACAAAGATACCGGGGCACATGCCTTCACGGTACATCAAGGCGGTCTGACCGAAGATCAGATGCGGGTAATTCTTGCTGACATGGGAATTAAATGA
- a CDS encoding thioredoxin family protein, whose translation MALFGKKDKEEKTTSCCCGGNCNAESMAKAENAKTEGAGVKVLGSGCAKCNQLEAATKAALEQLGMDTTIDHVTDFSQIAAYGVMSTPALVVDGKVVSYGKVLKTEEVVKILQKVR comes from the coding sequence ATGGCACTGTTCGGAAAGAAAGACAAAGAGGAAAAAACAACTTCATGCTGCTGCGGCGGTAATTGTAATGCGGAAAGCATGGCAAAAGCTGAAAACGCAAAAACAGAGGGTGCGGGCGTTAAGGTCTTAGGCAGCGGCTGCGCGAAATGTAATCAACTTGAAGCAGCTACAAAAGCCGCTTTAGAACAGCTTGGCATGGACACGACGATCGACCATGTGACTGATTTTTCACAGATCGCGGCATATGGCGTTATGTCTACCCCTGCACTCGTTGTAGATGGTAAAGTGGTTTCCTACGGCAAGGTTCTTAAAACAGAAGAGGTTGTAAAAATTCTACAAAAGGTCAGATAA
- a CDS encoding permease gives MQILKLIWDFFQNQILGMKWLNELIGSGLQALGFDTINRWIGSIQFFAYDVIKITILLCFLIFLISYIQSYFPPERSKKILGRFHGIGANSVAALLGTVTPFCSCSSIPLFIGFTSAGLPLGVTFSFLISSPMVDLGSLVLLMSIFGAKVAVIYVIVGLIVAIVGGTLIEKLHMEKHVESFILTAGSVDIESPDLTRKDRLVYAKEQMLTTFKKVFPYILIGVGIGAVIHNWIPEEWVAAVLGSNNPVGVILATLIGIPMYADIFGTIPIAEALLSKGAQLGTILSFMMAVTTLSLPSMIMLRKAVKPKLLALFIAICTIGIIIVGYFFNAIQSFII, from the coding sequence ATGCAAATACTAAAGTTAATTTGGGATTTTTTCCAGAATCAAATACTTGGAATGAAATGGCTAAATGAATTAATCGGCAGCGGTCTTCAAGCATTAGGTTTTGACACCATAAACCGCTGGATTGGAAGCATTCAGTTTTTCGCATATGACGTTATAAAAATCACGATACTGCTGTGTTTTCTCATATTTCTTATCAGTTATATACAAAGCTATTTTCCACCTGAGCGAAGCAAGAAGATTTTAGGGCGTTTTCATGGTATCGGAGCGAACTCTGTCGCAGCCTTACTTGGAACAGTAACGCCATTCTGTTCATGCTCATCAATACCGCTATTTATTGGCTTTACATCCGCCGGACTGCCTTTGGGCGTGACATTTTCATTTTTGATATCTTCTCCAATGGTTGATCTTGGTTCTTTGGTTCTCCTGATGAGTATTTTCGGCGCAAAGGTCGCTGTCATCTATGTGATTGTAGGGTTAATTGTCGCCATCGTCGGCGGTACACTTATCGAGAAACTACACATGGAAAAGCATGTTGAGAGCTTTATACTAACTGCAGGCAGCGTAGATATAGAATCCCCCGATTTGACAAGAAAAGACCGCCTTGTATATGCAAAAGAGCAAATGCTTACAACCTTTAAAAAAGTATTCCCATATATCTTGATAGGTGTTGGCATAGGCGCTGTCATCCACAATTGGATACCCGAAGAATGGGTTGCGGCCGTACTTGGCAGCAATAATCCTGTTGGAGTAATACTGGCAACACTCATAGGCATACCGATGTATGCCGATATATTCGGTACAATTCCGATTGCGGAAGCACTGCTTTCCAAAGGCGCTCAGCTTGGCACTATCCTGTCTTTCATGATGGCGGTCACAACACTGTCTCTGCCGTCAATGATTATGCTGCGAAAAGCTGTTAAACCAAAGCTCCTGGCGTTGTTCATCGCCATATGTACCATTGGCATCATCATCGTGGGCTACTTTTTTAACGCAATTCAATCATTTATTATCTAG